From the genome of Methylomonas sp. UP202, one region includes:
- a CDS encoding type II toxin-antitoxin system RelE/ParE family toxin, with product MKPSYRIRQLAAEDLEHIWLYTFQQWGPEQADRYLRALFDRFTWLAEYPKLGKARDDIKPGYFCFPEGRHLVFYIATNTGIEIIGVPHQNMDVINHVG from the coding sequence ATGAAGCCCAGCTATCGCATCAGGCAACTGGCGGCGGAGGATTTGGAGCATATTTGGCTTTATACGTTTCAACAATGGGGTCCCGAGCAAGCCGACCGATACCTACGCGCACTGTTCGACCGCTTCACTTGGCTTGCGGAATACCCCAAGCTAGGCAAGGCGCGCGACGATATAAAACCCGGTTATTTTTGCTTCCCCGAAGGCCGGCATTTAGTTTTTTACATCGCTACCAATACCGGCATAGAAATAATCGGCGTCCCTCATCAGAACATGGATGTCATTAATCATGTTGGATGA